The following nucleotide sequence is from Halobacillus mangrovi.
ATCCCCTCATCGGAGTGTTCTTTCTTCAACTCTTCCACATCCACATCACTGAATCCTTCAAGGATTTCTCCATCATAAAGACGCATTTTCTTCAACACATCAACAGATGCCTTCTTCGATTCTTTTAATCTAGTAAGAATCGTGAACATCGCTGCTACTCTTAATGTGTGAGGCGCAATGTGTACGTCACGGATATCACTTTCGCGAATCATTTTCTCGTAGATACGTTCCTCTTGACTTACTTTCAAGTTGTAAGGCACAGGCATGACGATCATTCGAGAATGTAACGCTTCATTCTTCTTATTGGCAATAAAAGAACGATACTCCGCTTCGTTCGTATGAGCGACAATTAATTCATCCGCTGATATAAGCGCAAATCGTCCAGCTTTGAAATTTCCTTCCTGGGTGAGGCTGAGTAAATGCCAAAGGAATTTTTCATCACATTTCAGCATTTCCTGGAACTCCATCATGCCTCGGTTCGCCTTATTCAGCTCACCATCAAAACGGTAAGCACGAGGGTCAGATTCCGATCCGTATTGGGCAATCGTTGAAAAGTCAATGGATCCAGTAAGGTCAGCAATATCTTGAGATTTTGGATCCGAAGGACTGAAGGTACCAATGCCTGTACGCTTATCCTCTGAGAAAAAGATACGCTCGACTAGAACATCCTCAATACGTCCACTGTACTCCGTCTCCACTCGCATCGTATTCAGCGGTGATAGACTGCCTTCAATGCGAATGCCATATTCTTCTTGAAATTCTTTTCTTAAATGCTGTGGAATCAAATGCAGTGGATCCTCATGCATTGGACAACCCTTAATTGCAAAAACGGCTCCCTCGTCTGTGTGAGAATACTTCTCTAAACCACGCTTTAATAAATTCACCAACGTTGATTTACCACCACTGACCGGTCCCATCAGTAACAAAATACGCTTTCGAACATCCAGTCTTCTCGCAGCCGGATGGAAATATTCTTCTACAAGCTTTTCCATCGCTTCATCTAATCCATAGATATCCTGATCGAAAAACTTATACTTTTTATGGTCATGATCCTCATCTACACCCGCGGATTTTATCATATTATAAACGCGGGAATGTGCCGATTGAGCCAAATACGGACGCTCTTTCAAAAGCTCTAGGTATTCTGCGAATGTACCTTCCCACTTTAACTCTTCTTCTTGTTCCCTGTGGTCTTGTATCTTTTTTAAAATGTCCACTTATTAGAGACCTCCCCCGTCCTAACAGACGAAATTTAATATATCCTATGCTTGGATTACGAGAAACATGTGTAATTAAGAAAAGTGTAGAGGGATTGAAAGCCCTGACACGCATAAGCAAAACTACGGCGTGGCGGGTTTTGCCACGAAGTAGGATTGCTTATGTCGCGAAGGGCTATCCCTCGAAACTAGACAACAAAATGAAATGCGGAAGCGTCTTGCTCAGCCTCGACAAGCATAAGACAAGCTATTGTAGTAGGCGAATTATGCCCACAAAATTAAATGACTTTTCAACTAGAGAGACAAGCCAACTTCAGCCGAACAATAAATTATATGTATTGGCCCATATGTAGATGCTTATGTTCCCGAATTTCAATATTCTGTTCCTTTTATAGTTTGCTGTTTTTTTTCAATAAAAAAGACTGATCCGGTAAGATCAGTCTTCTCCATAATCCTTTTTCTCCTTGTACTTTTTCCTTTGTGTAAGTCCTATTAAAAGGAAAGTTATAAATAAAAATAAATTCAAAAGTCGGAAGTCCTCGTAGATAATAGCAAGAACGGCCCATATCGCTGCACTTGTTAAGAAAAGAATGCTGGTAATCCACATTTGCGTCATCATGAACCCCTCCTATGTACTATTGTATATCAATTGTGCTGATTTCTTGTACTTTTTTTATATTTACAACCTGCAAACCTTTCCCTATGATGAGAGGAAAGGTGTTCTAATAACAGAACTCGTACTTTCTACTTACTCATCAAAAAAGCAGCCAATGAAGAAGGCTTGCAATTTTTGACACACTATGGCACCCTTGTTAGAATTGATTTGAACATTTTAGCAAGATAAAGTACATTAGGACAGAAAGAAGGATTGCAAATGGAAACATGGTACTTTGTCGATTCTGGCCATTGTACACCAGCGATCAATATGGCGCTGGATGAAGCATTGATGAAATGGCATCGTCAAGGAAACATACCACCTGTGCTTCGATTTTACGGTTGGGCCCCTGCAGGGCTGTCCGTTGGATATTTTCAAAAAGTAACAGGAAAAATTGACTTAGAAGGTGTCAAACGACATGGGTATGAGCTTGTTCGCCGACAAACAGGAGGACGAGCTGTTCTGCATGACAAAGAACTCACATATAGTGTCATAGTTTCAGAAGATCACCCAGCTATGCCTGCCTCAGTTAAAGATGCTTACCTGGTTATTTCAAGAGGGTTATTGGAGGGCTTCCGAGAATTAGGTATACAGGCAGATTTCGCCGTACCTGAAGGAAAGCTGGACGTAACAAACTCCGCGGTCTGCTTTGAAGAACCTTCCTGGTATGAGCTGATTGTAGATGGAAAGAAAGCTGCTGGCAGCGCCCAAACGAGGAAAAAAGGCATCATCCTTCAACATGGATCCATTCCGATCGATGTAGACGATGTGAAACTATTTGATATGTTTATTTATAAGAATGAACGCGTCAAAGAGAGAGCACGCCGAGCGTTTGGCGACAAGGCTGTGGCAATAAACCAGATCGTTGAACAGAATGTAAGCTTTGAAGATACAAAAGCCGCTTTTAAAAAGGGATTTGAAAAAGGACTTGAAGTCAACTTAGAACCTCTGGAACTCTCTGAAGCACAATGGAACGAAGTCGAACAAATCGCTCGTGAACGGTACGGAACGGACG
It contains:
- a CDS encoding PrkA family serine protein kinase, which produces MDILKKIQDHREQEEELKWEGTFAEYLELLKERPYLAQSAHSRVYNMIKSAGVDEDHDHKKYKFFDQDIYGLDEAMEKLVEEYFHPAARRLDVRKRILLLMGPVSGGKSTLVNLLKRGLEKYSHTDEGAVFAIKGCPMHEDPLHLIPQHLRKEFQEEYGIRIEGSLSPLNTMRVETEYSGRIEDVLVERIFFSEDKRTGIGTFSPSDPKSQDIADLTGSIDFSTIAQYGSESDPRAYRFDGELNKANRGMMEFQEMLKCDEKFLWHLLSLTQEGNFKAGRFALISADELIVAHTNEAEYRSFIANKKNEALHSRMIVMPVPYNLKVSQEERIYEKMIRESDIRDVHIAPHTLRVAAMFTILTRLKESKKASVDVLKKMRLYDGEILEGFSDVDVEELKKEHSDEGMSGIDPRYVINRISSTIIKKELTSINALDVLRSLKDGLGSHASISNEDKERYLDFISLARKEYDEIAKKEVQKAFVYSYEESAVTLMDNYLDNVEAYCNKAKLRDPLTGEELNPDERLMRSIEEQIGVSENAKKAFREEILIRISAYARKGKKFDYQSHERLREAIQKKLFADLKDVVKITTSTKTPDEQQLKKINEVVATLVDEHGYNSSSANELLKYVGSLLNR
- a CDS encoding lipoate--protein ligase family protein gives rise to the protein MQMETWYFVDSGHCTPAINMALDEALMKWHRQGNIPPVLRFYGWAPAGLSVGYFQKVTGKIDLEGVKRHGYELVRRQTGGRAVLHDKELTYSVIVSEDHPAMPASVKDAYLVISRGLLEGFRELGIQADFAVPEGKLDVTNSAVCFEEPSWYELIVDGKKAAGSAQTRKKGIILQHGSIPIDVDDVKLFDMFIYKNERVKERARRAFGDKAVAINQIVEQNVSFEDTKAAFKKGFEKGLEVNLEPLELSEAQWNEVEQIARERYGTDEWNFSR